One segment of Streptomyces sp. TG1A-8 DNA contains the following:
- the efeB gene encoding iron uptake transporter deferrochelatase/peroxidase subunit, translating to MPDQSLPQARTPDSALREPSREPAPHGGHGVSRRALLGTAGATGLALGAAGAGAGYAAAPARATALTSVGSSRAAFHGKHQPGITEPLQARGHLAAFDLVPGAGRRQAAALLRRWSATAERLMAGEAAPHGDTDVARDAGPSSLTVTFGFGHSFFARTGLEEQRPSALDPLPDFSSDHLDRARSDGDLWVQIGADDALVAFHALRALQKDAGGTARVRWQMNGFNRTPGATAHPMTTRNLMGQVDGTRNPKPSDADFDRRVFVPATGEPAWMANGSYAVVRRIRMLLDDWEKLSQAAQEQVIGRRKSDGAPLSGGTETTPADLEKTDARGEYVIPLNAHARITRPDRNGGATMLRRPFSYHDGFDADGTPDAGLLFICWQADPLRGFVPVQRKLDRGDALSRYVRHEASGLFAVPGGAAEDGYVGQRLLEG from the coding sequence ATGCCCGACCAGTCCCTCCCCCAGGCCCGTACACCCGACTCCGCGCTGCGGGAGCCGTCGCGGGAACCGGCGCCCCACGGCGGTCACGGCGTCTCCCGGCGCGCGCTGCTCGGCACGGCCGGGGCCACCGGGCTCGCCCTCGGCGCGGCCGGCGCGGGCGCGGGCTACGCCGCCGCGCCCGCCCGGGCCACCGCGCTGACGTCGGTCGGCTCGAGCCGCGCGGCGTTCCACGGCAAGCACCAGCCCGGCATCACCGAGCCGCTGCAGGCCCGCGGCCACCTCGCCGCCTTCGACCTGGTGCCGGGCGCGGGCCGCAGGCAGGCGGCGGCCCTGCTGCGCCGCTGGTCGGCGACGGCCGAGCGGCTGATGGCGGGCGAGGCGGCCCCGCACGGCGATACGGACGTGGCCCGGGACGCCGGCCCCTCCTCGCTGACGGTCACCTTCGGCTTCGGCCACTCCTTCTTCGCCAGGACCGGCCTGGAGGAGCAGCGGCCGAGCGCGCTCGACCCGCTGCCCGACTTCTCCTCCGACCACCTCGACAGGGCGCGCAGCGACGGCGACCTGTGGGTGCAGATCGGCGCCGACGACGCCCTGGTCGCCTTCCACGCCCTGCGCGCGCTCCAGAAGGACGCCGGCGGCACGGCCCGTGTCCGCTGGCAGATGAACGGCTTCAACCGCACTCCGGGGGCCACCGCCCACCCGATGACCACCCGCAACCTCATGGGCCAGGTCGACGGCACCCGCAACCCGAAGCCGTCCGACGCCGACTTCGACCGGCGGGTCTTCGTGCCCGCCACGGGTGAGCCGGCGTGGATGGCGAACGGCTCCTACGCCGTCGTCCGGCGGATCCGCATGCTCCTCGACGACTGGGAGAAGCTCTCGCAGGCCGCGCAGGAGCAGGTCATCGGGCGCCGCAAGTCCGACGGGGCACCGCTGTCCGGGGGCACCGAGACGACACCGGCGGACCTGGAGAAGACCGACGCCCGGGGCGAGTACGTCATCCCCCTCAACGCGCACGCCCGGATCACCCGGCCCGACCGCAACGGCGGCGCGACCATGCTGCGTCGCCCCTTCTCCTACCACGACGGCTTCGACGCGGACGGCACCCCGGACGCCGGGCTGCTGTTCATCTGCTGGCAGGCGGACCCGCTGCGCGGCTTCGTTCCGGTGCAGCGCAAGCTCGACCGGGGCGACGCGCTGTCGCGGTACGTCCGGCACGAGGCGAGCGGGCTGTTCGCGGTGCCGGGGGGCGCGGCGGAGGACGGGTACGTGGGGCAGCGGCTGCTGGAGGGCTGA
- a CDS encoding ABC transporter ATP-binding protein: MIATESLSKRFPRVTALDRLSVDIGPGVTGLVGANGAGKSTLIKILLGLSPATEGRAEVLGLDVATEGAAVRERVGYMPEHDCLPPDVSATEFVVHMARMSGLPPTAARERTADTLRHVGLYEERYRPIGGYSTGMKQRVKLAQALVHDPRLVFLDEPTNGLDPVGRDEMLGLIRRVHTDFGISVLVTSHLLGELERTCDHVVVIDGGKLLRSSSTTDFTQTTTTLAIEVTDSDTHPDGTRALGEALRARGVDTHDEGGGLPGAGRILLLTAPGEETYDLVRDVVVGLGLGLVRMEQRRHRISEVFTSGDEQRKEAAGHGG; the protein is encoded by the coding sequence GTGATCGCGACCGAAAGCCTGAGCAAGCGGTTCCCCCGGGTGACCGCGCTCGACCGGCTGTCCGTGGACATCGGACCCGGTGTGACCGGACTCGTCGGAGCCAACGGCGCCGGCAAGTCCACCCTGATCAAGATCCTGCTGGGTCTGTCCCCCGCCACGGAGGGCCGCGCCGAGGTGCTCGGCCTCGACGTCGCCACCGAGGGTGCCGCCGTCCGGGAGCGCGTGGGCTACATGCCGGAGCACGACTGCCTGCCGCCCGACGTCTCGGCCACCGAGTTCGTCGTGCACATGGCCCGCATGTCGGGCCTGCCGCCCACCGCCGCCCGCGAGCGCACCGCCGACACCCTGCGCCACGTCGGTCTGTACGAGGAGCGCTACCGTCCCATCGGCGGCTACTCCACCGGCATGAAGCAGCGCGTCAAGCTCGCCCAGGCGCTGGTGCACGACCCGCGGCTGGTCTTCCTGGACGAGCCCACCAACGGCCTCGACCCGGTCGGCCGCGACGAGATGCTCGGCCTGATCCGCCGCGTCCACACCGACTTCGGCATCTCCGTCCTCGTCACCTCCCACCTGCTGGGCGAGCTGGAACGCACCTGCGACCACGTCGTCGTCATCGACGGCGGCAAGCTGCTGCGCTCCAGCTCCACCACCGACTTCACGCAGACCACGACCACCCTCGCGATCGAGGTCACCGACAGCGACACCCACCCCGACGGCACCCGCGCCCTGGGCGAGGCGCTCCGCGCGCGCGGAGTGGACACCCACGACGAGGGCGGCGGCCTGCCCGGCGCCGGCCGCATCCTGCTGCTGACCGCCCCGGGTGAGGAGACCTACGACCTGGTGCGCGACGTCGTCGTCGGCCTCGGCCTCGGCCTGGTGCGCATGGAGCAGCGCCGGCACCGCATCTCCGAGGTGTTCACCAGCGGCGACGAGCAGCGGAAGGAGGCCGCCGGACATGGCGGTTGA
- a CDS encoding ABC transporter permease, with protein sequence MYDPTVARLTYRALLGRRRALILGALPLLLLVISVAVRALTGADDQTASDVLGGFALATMVPIIGVIAGTGAIGPEIDDGSVVYLLSKPLKRPTIIFTKLIVAIAVTMVFSAIPTLIAGLVLNGNGQQVAVAYTVAALISSIAYSALFLLLGTVSRHAVVLGLVYALVWEALFGSLVPGARTLSVQQWSLAVAHRIAGGDLVTSEVGLTTATVLLVAVTVLATWYAGQKLRALTLAGEE encoded by the coding sequence ATGTACGACCCCACCGTCGCCCGGCTCACCTACCGGGCCCTGCTCGGCCGTCGCCGGGCCCTCATCCTCGGCGCGCTGCCGCTGCTGCTCCTGGTGATCTCCGTGGCCGTGCGCGCGCTCACCGGCGCCGACGACCAGACCGCCTCCGACGTGCTCGGCGGCTTCGCGCTCGCCACCATGGTGCCGATCATCGGCGTCATCGCGGGCACCGGTGCCATCGGACCGGAGATCGACGACGGCTCCGTCGTCTACCTGCTGTCCAAGCCGCTGAAGCGGCCCACGATCATCTTCACCAAGCTGATCGTCGCCATCGCGGTCACCATGGTCTTCTCGGCGATCCCCACCCTGATCGCGGGCCTGGTCCTCAACGGCAACGGCCAGCAGGTCGCCGTCGCCTACACGGTGGCCGCGCTCATCTCCTCCATCGCCTATTCGGCGCTGTTCCTGCTGCTGGGCACGGTCTCCCGGCACGCGGTGGTTCTCGGGCTGGTCTACGCGCTGGTGTGGGAGGCCCTGTTCGGCTCCCTGGTGCCCGGCGCGCGCACCCTGAGCGTCCAGCAGTGGTCGCTCGCCGTCGCCCACCGGATCGCCGGCGGGGACCTGGTGACCTCCGAGGTGGGGCTGACGACGGCCACGGTGCTGCTCGTCGCGGTCACCGTCCTGGCCACCTGGTACGCCGGCCAGAAGCTGCGGGCGCTGACACTGGCGGGTGAGGAGTAG
- a CDS encoding ABC transporter ATP-binding protein, with product MTTLSIDHVSRWFGNVVAVNDITMTVGPGVTGLLGPNGAGKSTLINMMGGFLAPSTGTVTLDGRPVWRNEDVYRHIGIVPEREAMYDFLTGREFVVANAELHGLDDRAARRALATVEMEYAQDRKISTYSKGMRQRVKMASALVHDPSLLLLDEPFNGMDPRQRMQLMDLLRRMGDEGRTVLFSSHILEEVEQLARHIEVVVAGRHAASGDFRRIRRLMTDRPHRYLVRSSDDRALAAALIADPSTSGIEVDHVEGALRIQAVDFGRFTALLPKVARDRGIRLLTVSPSDESLESVFSYLVTA from the coding sequence ATGACCACGCTCAGCATCGACCACGTCTCCCGCTGGTTCGGCAACGTGGTCGCCGTCAACGACATCACCATGACCGTCGGCCCCGGCGTCACCGGCCTGCTCGGCCCGAACGGCGCCGGGAAGTCCACGCTCATCAACATGATGGGCGGCTTCCTCGCCCCCTCCACCGGCACGGTCACCCTGGACGGCCGGCCGGTGTGGCGCAACGAGGACGTCTACCGGCACATCGGCATCGTCCCCGAGCGGGAGGCGATGTACGACTTCCTCACCGGCCGCGAGTTCGTCGTCGCCAACGCCGAGCTGCACGGCCTGGACGACCGGGCTGCCCGGCGCGCCCTCGCCACGGTCGAGATGGAGTACGCGCAGGACCGAAAGATCTCCACGTACTCCAAGGGCATGCGCCAGCGCGTGAAGATGGCGAGCGCGCTCGTCCACGACCCGTCGCTGCTCCTGCTCGACGAGCCGTTCAACGGCATGGACCCGCGCCAGCGCATGCAGCTGATGGACCTGCTGCGCAGGATGGGCGACGAGGGCCGCACGGTGCTGTTCTCCTCGCACATCCTCGAAGAGGTCGAACAGCTCGCCCGGCACATCGAGGTGGTCGTCGCCGGGCGGCACGCGGCCAGCGGCGACTTCCGCCGGATCCGCCGGCTGATGACCGACCGCCCGCACCGCTACCTGGTGCGCTCCAGCGACGACCGCGCCCTCGCGGCCGCGCTGATCGCCGACCCGTCGACCTCCGGCATCGAGGTCGACCACGTCGAGGGCGCGCTGCGGATCCAGGCCGTCGACTTCGGCCGCTTCACCGCCCTGCTGCCGAAGGTCGCCCGTGACCGCGGCATCCGGCTGCTCACGGTCTCGCCGTCCGACGAGTCCCTCGAATCCGTGTTCTCGTATCTGGTCACGGCGTAG
- a CDS encoding ABC transporter permease yields the protein MAVDQPMRTPATPGDQSRIHDIGYRGYDGPRLGRAYAARSLYSQSLRGAYGLGRSVKSKVLPMLLFAVMCVPAAIMVAVAVATKAHELPVSYTRYAIIMQAVISLYVASQAPQSVSRDLRFKTVPLYFSRPIETADYVRAKFAALASALFVLTGVPLLVMYAGALLSKMGFAHQTRECAQGLVSAALLSLLFAGIGLVIAAVTPRRGFGIAAVIAVMTISYGAVSTLQAIADAQDSTGAVPWIGLFSPVTLIDGVQSAFLGGASAFPGGTGPSHGQGVVYVLVVLGLIAAAYGLLLRRYKKVGL from the coding sequence ATGGCGGTTGACCAGCCCATGCGGACACCGGCCACGCCGGGCGACCAGAGCCGCATCCACGACATCGGCTACCGCGGCTACGACGGTCCCCGCCTCGGCCGCGCCTACGCCGCCCGCTCCCTGTACTCGCAGTCCCTGCGCGGCGCCTACGGCCTCGGCCGCTCGGTGAAGTCCAAGGTGCTGCCGATGCTGCTGTTCGCGGTGATGTGCGTGCCCGCCGCCATCATGGTCGCCGTCGCGGTGGCCACCAAGGCGCACGAACTGCCGGTGTCCTACACCCGCTACGCGATCATCATGCAGGCCGTGATCAGCCTGTACGTCGCCTCGCAGGCACCCCAGTCCGTCTCGCGCGACCTGCGCTTCAAGACCGTGCCGCTGTACTTCTCGCGGCCGATCGAGACCGCCGACTACGTGCGGGCGAAGTTCGCGGCGCTCGCCTCCGCGCTGTTCGTCCTCACCGGCGTCCCGCTGCTCGTGATGTACGCGGGCGCGCTGCTGTCCAAGATGGGCTTCGCCCACCAGACCAGGGAATGCGCCCAGGGACTGGTCTCCGCGGCCCTGCTCTCGCTGCTCTTCGCCGGCATCGGCCTGGTCATCGCCGCCGTCACCCCGCGCCGCGGGTTCGGCATCGCCGCCGTGATCGCCGTGATGACCATCTCCTACGGCGCCGTCTCCACCCTGCAGGCCATCGCCGACGCCCAGGACAGCACCGGCGCCGTCCCGTGGATCGGCCTGTTCTCGCCGGTCACCCTGATCGACGGCGTGCAGTCCGCCTTCCTCGGCGGCGCCTCGGCGTTCCCCGGCGGGACCGGCCCCTCCCACGGGCAGGGCGTGGTGTACGTCCTCGTCGTCCTGGGCCTGATCGCTGCCGCCTACGGCCTGCTGCTGCGCCGCTACAAGAAGGTGGGCCTCTGA
- the pheA gene encoding prephenate dehydratase: MPASYAYLGPEGTFTEVALRTLPEAATRELIPYVSVQSALDAVRAGEAEAAFVPIENSVEGGITTTLDELVAGEPLMIYREVLLSIAFALLVRPGTALADIKTVSAHPAAQPQVRNWLRKNLPDTLWESAASNADAARLVQEGRYDAAFAGEFAAARYGLEALETGIHDAENAQTRFVLVGRPARPAAPSGADKTSVVLWQRDDHPGALRDLLGEFATRGINLMLLQSRPTGAGIGHYCFCIDAEGHISDRRVAEALMGLKRICLQVRFLGSYPRADIGPGEARPTPPGTSDEEFVAAADWVTRCQDGRF; the protein is encoded by the coding sequence ATGCCAGCGAGCTATGCGTATCTCGGTCCCGAGGGCACCTTCACCGAAGTCGCCCTGCGCACGCTTCCCGAAGCGGCCACCCGGGAGCTGATCCCCTACGTGTCGGTGCAGTCCGCGCTGGACGCGGTCCGGGCCGGCGAGGCCGAGGCCGCGTTCGTGCCGATCGAGAACTCCGTCGAGGGCGGCATCACCACCACCCTGGACGAGCTGGTCGCCGGCGAGCCGCTGATGATCTACCGCGAGGTGCTGCTGTCGATCGCCTTCGCGCTGCTGGTCCGGCCGGGCACGGCGCTCGCGGACATCAAGACGGTCTCCGCCCACCCGGCGGCCCAGCCGCAGGTGCGCAACTGGCTGCGGAAGAACCTCCCGGACACGCTGTGGGAGTCGGCCGCCTCGAACGCGGACGCCGCGCGCCTGGTCCAGGAGGGGCGGTACGACGCCGCTTTCGCGGGCGAGTTCGCGGCGGCCCGCTACGGCCTGGAGGCCCTGGAGACCGGGATCCACGACGCGGAGAACGCGCAGACCCGGTTCGTGCTGGTCGGCCGGCCGGCCCGGCCCGCCGCACCGAGCGGCGCCGACAAGACCTCGGTGGTGCTGTGGCAGCGGGACGACCACCCCGGCGCCCTGCGGGACCTGCTCGGTGAGTTCGCCACCCGGGGCATCAACCTCATGCTGCTGCAGTCCCGGCCCACCGGCGCGGGCATCGGCCACTACTGCTTCTGCATCGACGCCGAGGGCCACATCTCCGACCGGCGGGTGGCCGAGGCGCTGATGGGGCTGAAGCGGATCTGCCTCCAGGTGCGTTTCCTCGGCTCGTACCCGCGCGCCGACATCGGGCCGGGCGAGGCGCGGCCCACGCCGCCGGGGACCTCGGACGAGGAGTTCGTGGCGGCGGCGGACTGGGTGACGCGCTGCCAGGACGGCCGTTTCTAG
- the serS gene encoding serine--tRNA ligase, with protein sequence MIDLRLLREDPDRARASQRARGEDVALVDALLSADERRRSSGVRFDELRAEQKQLGKLIPKAAGDEKADLLKRAEQLKADVKAADAEREAADGETQRLLLRLGNLVHPDVPVGGEEDFVTLETHGTARDFGAEGFEPKDHLELGQLLGAIDVERGAKVSGSRFYFLTGVGALLELALVNAAIAQATAAGFTPMLTPALVRPQSMAGTGFLGQAAQDVYHLDKDDLYLVGTSEVALAAYHMDEIIDADRLPLRYAGFSPCFRREAGSHGKDTRGIFRVHQFDKVEMFSYVAPEDSRAEHQRLLEWEKQWLTSLELPFRVIDVASGDLGSSAARKFDCEAWIPTQGKYRELTSTSDCTEFQSRRLSIRVRDGKQVRPLATLNGTLCAVPRTIVAILENHQQADGSVRVPEVLRPYLGGREVLEPVAR encoded by the coding sequence GTGATTGACCTTCGCCTGCTCCGTGAGGACCCCGACCGTGCGCGCGCGTCCCAGCGCGCCCGTGGAGAGGACGTCGCGCTCGTCGACGCCCTCCTGTCTGCCGACGAGCGGCGCAGGTCGTCCGGCGTCCGCTTCGACGAGCTGCGCGCCGAGCAGAAGCAGCTCGGCAAGCTCATCCCCAAGGCCGCCGGTGACGAGAAGGCCGACCTGCTCAAGCGCGCGGAGCAGCTCAAGGCCGACGTCAAGGCCGCCGACGCCGAGCGCGAGGCGGCCGACGGCGAGACCCAGCGGCTGCTCCTGCGGCTCGGCAACCTCGTCCACCCCGACGTGCCCGTCGGCGGCGAGGAGGACTTCGTCACCCTGGAGACGCACGGCACGGCCCGCGACTTCGGCGCCGAGGGCTTCGAGCCGAAGGACCACCTGGAACTGGGCCAGCTCCTCGGCGCGATCGACGTCGAGCGCGGCGCCAAGGTGTCCGGCTCCCGCTTCTACTTCCTCACCGGCGTCGGCGCCCTGCTGGAGCTGGCCCTGGTGAACGCGGCGATCGCGCAGGCGACGGCGGCCGGCTTCACGCCCATGCTCACCCCGGCTCTGGTGCGCCCGCAGTCCATGGCCGGCACCGGCTTCCTCGGCCAGGCCGCCCAGGACGTCTACCACCTCGACAAGGACGACCTGTACCTGGTCGGCACCTCCGAGGTCGCGCTGGCGGCGTACCACATGGACGAGATCATCGACGCCGACCGGCTGCCGCTGCGCTACGCCGGTTTCTCCCCGTGCTTCCGCCGCGAGGCCGGCTCGCACGGCAAGGACACCCGGGGCATCTTCCGCGTGCACCAGTTCGACAAGGTCGAGATGTTCTCGTACGTCGCTCCCGAGGACTCCCGGGCGGAGCACCAGCGCCTGCTGGAGTGGGAGAAGCAGTGGCTGACCTCGCTGGAGCTGCCGTTCCGCGTCATCGACGTCGCCTCGGGCGACCTGGGTTCCTCGGCCGCCCGCAAGTTCGACTGCGAGGCGTGGATCCCGACCCAGGGCAAGTACCGCGAGCTGACCTCGACCTCGGACTGCACCGAGTTCCAGTCCCGCCGCCTCTCGATCCGGGTGCGCGACGGCAAGCAGGTCCGTCCGCTGGCCACGCTCAACGGCACCCTGTGCGCCGTGCCGCGCACGATCGTGGCGATCCTGGAGAACCACCAGCAGGCCGACGGCTCGGTCCGCGTGCCCGAGGTGCTGCGCCCGTACCTGGGCGGCCGGGAGGTCCTGGAGCCGGTCGCCAGGTGA
- a CDS encoding HAD family hydrolase → MSDGLSFRLVATDLDGTLLRSDGSISRRTRDALAAATAAGAAHIVVTGRAAPWTRPVLDDLGYDGLAVCGQGAQVYDAGRHRLLTSVTLDRRLAGVALAKIEAEVGPLYLAASRDGLDGEVLVGPGYAVTGKLPATPLRDVSDLWTAPLNKIYIQHPTLTDDELADAARQAAGGFVTVAMAGAGIVELLPLGLSKATGLSLAARRLGLKAADTIAFGDMPNDIPMFAWAARGVAMANAHEQLKAVADEVAGSHDEDGIAVVLERLLA, encoded by the coding sequence GTGAGCGACGGCCTTTCCTTCCGACTCGTCGCCACCGACCTCGACGGAACGTTGCTGCGCTCCGACGGGTCGATATCCCGGCGCACCCGTGACGCGCTCGCCGCGGCCACCGCGGCGGGCGCCGCGCACATCGTCGTCACCGGCCGCGCGGCCCCCTGGACCCGGCCCGTCCTCGACGACCTCGGCTACGACGGCCTCGCCGTCTGCGGCCAGGGCGCACAGGTGTACGACGCCGGGCGGCACCGGCTGCTGACGTCCGTGACCCTGGACCGGCGGCTGGCGGGGGTGGCGCTGGCGAAGATCGAGGCGGAGGTCGGTCCGCTGTACCTGGCGGCGAGCCGGGACGGGCTGGACGGCGAGGTGCTGGTGGGCCCGGGGTACGCGGTCACCGGCAAGCTCCCGGCGACGCCGTTGCGGGACGTGTCCGACCTCTGGACGGCCCCCCTCAACAAGATCTACATACAGCATCCGACGCTGACCGACGACGAACTGGCGGACGCGGCCCGGCAGGCGGCCGGCGGCTTCGTCACCGTCGCCATGGCCGGCGCGGGCATAGTGGAGCTGCTCCCGCTCGGCCTGTCCAAGGCCACGGGGCTGTCGCTGGCGGCCCGCCGGCTGGGCCTGAAGGCCGCCGACACGATCGCCTTCGGCGACATGCCCAACGACATCCCGATGTTCGCCTGGGCCGCCCGGGGCGTCGCCATGGCCAACGCCCACGAGCAGCTCAAGGCGGTGGCCGACGAGGTGGCCGGCTCCCACGACGAGGACGGCATCGCGGTGGTGCTGGAGCGGTTGCTGGCCTAG
- a CDS encoding SDR family oxidoreductase, whose amino-acid sequence MTLEDARERWVRTGGVELCVAELGDPRRPTVVLVHGYPDSKEVWSEVAARLAGRFHVVLYDVRGHGRSTAPRPLRGGFTLAKLTDDFLAVVDAVSPDRPVHLVGHDWGSVQSWEFVTTGRTEGRVASFTSISGPSLDHFGHWINARVRRPTPRRVGQLLGQGARSWYVYLLHTPVLPELAWRGPLGRRWPGILRRTEKAPGGGYPTASLPGDAAHGAWLYRDNVRARLRRPRTDAHAHVPVQLITPEGDAFLSERLYDGLEQWAPRLTRRTLAAGHWVPRTRPDQVAAWIEQFVTSVREGRTGETARGRHADRFAGQLVLVTGAGSGIGRATALAFAKAGARVVAVDRDAAAAARTAERARLSGALQAWAETADVSDEQAMEELAEKVHGGYGVVDVLVNNAGIGLSGSFFTTTTDDWRTVLDVNLWGVIHGCRLFGARMAERGQGGHIVNVASAAAYQPSRALPAYGTSKAAVLMLSECLRAELAARDIGVSAICPGFVTTGIASTARFTGVDAAEERRRRRSSARLYGLRGYPPEKVAEAVLDAVRRNRAVVPVTPEARAAHAVSRFLPGLLRRIARVEPRL is encoded by the coding sequence GTGACACTCGAGGACGCGCGTGAGCGCTGGGTGCGGACCGGCGGGGTCGAGCTGTGCGTGGCCGAGCTGGGCGATCCGCGGCGGCCGACGGTGGTGCTGGTGCACGGCTACCCGGACAGCAAGGAGGTCTGGTCCGAGGTCGCCGCCCGGCTGGCCGGCCGTTTCCACGTGGTCCTGTACGACGTCCGGGGCCACGGCCGCTCCACGGCGCCCAGGCCCCTGCGCGGCGGCTTCACGCTGGCCAAGCTCACCGACGACTTCCTGGCGGTCGTGGACGCGGTCAGCCCGGACCGGCCGGTGCACCTGGTGGGGCACGACTGGGGCTCGGTGCAGTCCTGGGAGTTCGTCACCACCGGCCGCACCGAGGGCCGCGTGGCCTCCTTCACCTCGATCTCCGGGCCGTCCCTCGACCACTTCGGGCACTGGATCAACGCGCGCGTGAGGCGTCCCACGCCCCGCAGGGTGGGTCAGCTCCTCGGCCAGGGCGCCAGGTCCTGGTACGTCTACCTGCTGCACACGCCCGTGCTGCCGGAACTGGCCTGGCGCGGACCGCTCGGCAGGCGCTGGCCGGGGATCCTGCGGCGGACCGAGAAGGCGCCCGGCGGCGGCTACCCCACCGCTTCCCTCCCCGGCGACGCGGCGCACGGCGCCTGGCTGTACCGGGACAACGTGCGCGCCCGGTTGCGCAGGCCGCGCACGGACGCCCACGCGCACGTGCCCGTGCAGCTGATCACGCCGGAAGGGGACGCCTTCCTGTCGGAGCGGCTGTACGACGGCCTGGAGCAGTGGGCGCCGCGGCTGACCCGTCGCACCCTCGCGGCCGGGCACTGGGTGCCGCGCACGCGTCCCGACCAGGTGGCCGCCTGGATCGAGCAGTTCGTCACCTCCGTGCGGGAAGGACGGACGGGGGAGACGGCCCGCGGACGCCATGCCGACCGTTTCGCCGGGCAGCTGGTGCTGGTCACCGGCGCGGGCAGCGGCATCGGCCGGGCGACGGCGCTGGCGTTCGCGAAGGCCGGGGCGCGCGTGGTGGCCGTCGACCGGGACGCCGCGGCCGCCGCCCGCACCGCCGAGCGGGCCCGGCTGAGCGGTGCCCTCCAGGCCTGGGCGGAGACCGCCGACGTCTCCGACGAGCAGGCCATGGAGGAGCTCGCCGAGAAGGTCCACGGCGGATACGGCGTGGTGGACGTGCTGGTCAACAACGCGGGGATCGGCCTGTCGGGCTCCTTCTTCACCACCACCACCGACGACTGGCGCACCGTCCTGGACGTCAACCTGTGGGGCGTGATCCACGGTTGCCGCCTGTTCGGCGCGCGCATGGCCGAGCGAGGCCAGGGCGGCCACATCGTCAACGTCGCGTCGGCCGCCGCGTACCAGCCCTCCCGCGCACTGCCCGCCTACGGCACCTCCAAGGCGGCCGTCCTGATGCTCTCCGAGTGCCTGCGCGCCGAACTGGCCGCCCGGGACATCGGGGTGAGCGCGATCTGCCCCGGCTTCGTCACCACCGGCATCGCCTCCACGGCCCGCTTCACCGGCGTCGACGCGGCGGAGGAGCGCCGCCGCCGCAGGAGCTCCGCGCGCCTGTACGGCCTGCGCGGCTATCCGCCGGAGAAGGTCGCCGAGGCGGTCCTGGACGCGGTGCGCCGCAACAGGGCGGTGGTCCCGGTGACCCCGGAGGCGAGGGCCGCGCACGCCGTCTCCCGTTTCCTGCCGGGGCTGTTGAGGCGGATCGCGCGGGTGGAACCGCGGTTGTGA